In Equus quagga isolate Etosha38 unplaced genomic scaffold, UCLA_HA_Equagga_1.0 146_RagTag, whole genome shotgun sequence, the genomic stretch GGGGCCAGCCGAGCTGCGCGAGCTGCGCGTCCCTCTCCAGCCCTTCCCAACAAACTGAGGCCAAGCTGTCGTGAGCTCCTCGGAGCCGGCTGCTGCCCATGGGCAGGGAGCTGTTTCCCATCAGGAGCAGCTCCCACCTGCCTTTTTTCTCTGCACCTGCTCTGTGTGGTTTCTCCCTGAACTTCAAAAATCAAGCAGTTGCCTAAGAGTTAGTCCTGCTGCAGTGCTCACACAGCCGTGTGTGAGCTGTGTAGAGAATGTAGCTAAATATTGCTacattctctgttctctctgcctcctctctccattgcatgctccctctctctctctttctctttcccttactccctccctctccctctctccatctcctttttcctccctctcactAGAGACTTGAGTTCCTTATTTGAAATGGTGCAGCTAATACAAAGTCATCAAAGCACTATGGTTCTTGTCTTAAAGTGACAGCCCTCTTTATGGGGCTGTTTGAAATACGCCCCCTGCTTTTCAATGTCTCTCTATCCATCTTTGTCTGCTCTTCAGAAAAGCGGACAATATAAAGCCCAGCCTGGCGAGCTCCCCACGCTCAGGCCTGGGCAGTGCCAACCTCCGCCTTTAAGCAGATTGAAATTGTCACTGCTTCATTAATCTGAAACTAGTTACTTTCCTAAGCACACAGCACACACTTCCGATCTGTCAGGATTCACTCAGAGGAGCCCCTGGGGCCTTCCTGGGTTTGGGATTTGGAAGGCTCAACAAAGGTAGGACAAGGTTCAGGAAAACACAGAGCTCAGCTTGAAGAAATGCAATGCCCAGTGCAGAAGGGAGGCATTGACGTCAACATAAGGGCACACAGAACACTATTATCAGAGACAATGGCACGCCCAGAATTTTGGAGGGTGTACTTGAGAACAGGGAGTCCAGCTATGGGAACAGACAAGGGTATCTACCACCACATGGAGCAGCTTTCAGGACTGTGAGGTCTCATAGGCTGTGGATTTTCTCTCCCCAAACAGAACTTTGCTTCCAAATAGGAGTCAGGGTTGGTTGGTTGTTCATCTGAGCCCTGATTCAGCTCTGTTCCTAGGAGATCTCTTGAAGTTCCTGTTCCTGTTGGCCCCTCCCTGTGCTACCCACCCCACGGTCCAGGGCCTTGGGTGTAGGAGCCCGGCGCCCCTGTGCAATTTCTCATCTTCTTTGAGATAAgctgtctcttttcttcacacCTCCACCATtaacaaagacaatacaaaagaTTTCTCTACTTTTAATATTTCTAGCTGGCTTAGAATAACAAGTTTTTGGATTCTATTCCATCTAATTTAGGGAAGAGAGGtgggcatttctttttttttcagagaagctCAATTTTCAGTAATGTGAGCCTAAAGatttataaaatagatttatattaaattatgttAATAGAAGCCTAGTAAATGCACTATTTAATTGCATGGAAAAAATGTTCCCTTTTAAGAGGTCTGTCACCTTAACAGGTACATTCAAAGATTCCCTGTGAATAATGAAAATAGGAACAATTGCTTTGATGCACTGAGCCGCATTCATCGTCTAGGACAGCTTTAGGCTGTTTGGAGAGGATGGGAGGAGCTCCTTTTAAAGCAGTGATTGCTCCTTTAAACCCAGTTTCCTCTAGCAAATAGATTCTATTGGAAGTGtcattctcctcccctcctcacacCCTTCAGGCTGGGCCTGAGACCCTACCCAGAGCTCTGTCCCTCTTCCCTCAATGTTcagctttttctccttcccttaaCCCAGCTCTGagcacctccccacctccctgagAGAAATCTCCCAAGAAGTGCCCTGAAAAGCGAGTGGAATCTCCAGGCAAGGTagaagtgggaagaaaaaaaaaaatctggtgaAAAACACTCTTGTCTTTTCACATACATGACCACCATCAAtggagttctctttctctctcctccctctctttctccttctctcaccctgcccacccccatacacacacatacacatacagaccCTGCTGCCCTCTGTGACTACTTTGAGTTATAACAATCACCTTTCTGGCAATTCTCTGACCACAGTCAGGGTGAGCCAAGCAAACTGACTTTCTAATCCTGATCAGATGTAATTGGGCAGAattggtggggagtggggaggagggtgaagcgagagaggaggaagccagaaATCAAAGACTTCACATCCCCAAGttattgtttttcataaaacatCCTTGGATATCCTtgggaggatggggggagggggttccTAAGCTATGATGACCATTTCAGaataaggggggggggggggtctacCATCATCAGTGTCTCTATCACCTGGGCCCATGGACACCCAGGGATGGGCTGCTGGATCCCTTTTGCTCTGGGCATGGTTTGCAATCAAGAAGGCTTGCTGAGTGTCGCTATCAGTGTTAGGCTGTTGGCTTTGGGCTTGTGTTGGTCACTGAGTAGTAGGGTGAAGGGGAAAggtctctgctcctcctctttgCTCACAATGTCTGGAATGAGTCAGGGCAGGATGGCAGGAGTTCATCCTTCCTGGCCTCCAtcccttctcccctgcccccacctctttTCCTATTTAAAGCTACCACAGGACGTGTTCTCAAAGAGGTGGACTCAGCCACACAAACAGCTCCTGCTGCTCACTTCTTTTCTCTCAGTGGAGCAAGGTCCTCATTTctaattctcattttcattctctttctctctttccattatgTGTTTATAGGCCCCTAAGAAGCCATGTTTTGGGGGAACAAAGTTCTGTTTTTCAAGCAGAGGCACACTGAAAAGCTAGCATCTAGTCTTCccaagaagtaaaactgttaaaGGTGACCTCACACTGAGACAGGGACCAGCCTAAAGAGACAGGGCCATGTGCAAGtcccctggcctaacaagatgAGGCCCCTAACCAATCCTCAAGcaaggagaatcagatagagaccaCCAAGATCCACCTTCCACAGCATGGGACTTTCCCTGGCTTAAGCATGCTCCCTAGGACCAGGAGTCCACTGGAGGTGACCCTAGCTccattagcatagtaaaaatcacacccgGGGTGGAGAATTAGCAAGCTAATGATATACGCAATGCATATGGTGGTATGTCAACAGCGCAGGCGCAAGGGAAAAAAACTCCACCTCTACATACATGACAAggtcctcctccccagcctttgcctaataaaaagcCCTAATATCCCGCTCCCTAATGAGACAGTCACCTGCCGCTTTCCTTTCCGCGccagctcccttgtgcctcttctgtgcacaagctaataaacttttagtTTCCTACTTGGATTTGttgtttctcttgatttctctccTGGGGGACAACCAGAACCCAATGCACTGCTAACAACACATCTTCAACATTCATCTTTAATAAATCTGGGGACACTGCACTTGGAGTGTTTCATATCAAGATTATTTCACAGAGTATTTGTGTGTCTGAGTTTGTGTGTCTAAGTGTTGGCTTCAGGTGTTCTTGACCTGAGGTGAAACTGGGGGCCATTGAAATCAGACAGGTTCCCAAAGTCTTATTGTGATATGCAAACTTCAAAAACATCAACtgattttgggggaggagggaacgTAAAATCTACCCTAGTAGACAAGGAGACCTCATGGTCCACTCTGAAAGTGACAAGAAGGTCACTGGGCACCGAATGTCTTAGACAAGGAGGACCTCCCTGGGAAACCTGGAGAGCCCTTCCTCGGAGAATGCCCAACTTCTAGATGGGTATCTTTGCCTGAATCTTTTTGCCTCTGGTGGGAGATCCATTGTTCATTCTCTCTTCCCTAAGGAATGTCCCCAAAGACAGTACGGAGACAGACTGAGACCACGTACGCAGCCCAAAGGTAGGCGAGGAGGGCTGGCGCCGCGACTCCTTCGCAGGGCGGCGGAGCTGGGCGCGCCGCGAAGCATCAGCCTTGGGTGTGGCAAGTGGATGGCTCCGCGCTCCCGGCGCAGGGTCTGGCACTGGGGAGCCGAGTGCGGCGCAGAGGCTCCGGTCCCGACTGGGCATGGACCTGGGGAGAGCCGGCCCGAGCGCGGGGCAACAGAGTGGCCGGGCAGGGTGTGGATGCGAGAGGGACGGAGTCTGCCCACCGTCCAGATGAGGCCTCGCTTTGGGCATGAGCTCCAAGAGGGCTCCTTGTCCTTTTTGTTATTTCCTGAGAAGGAGTACTTCTCCTTAAACGCCTGTTCTTTGCGCTTGGAAAaatcccttcctcctgcccctgtgCTAGTGACCGGAGAGGCTGTTCACTGCAAAGGACGGAGATGGGATCTTCAGGAAAGGCAgcggccgccgcctcctcccTTCGCGGCGAGCCGGCGAGGGGCCAGAGACTCTGCGTGAGAGAGAGACCCAGGCGCTGAgccccccaggcccaggcagcaGCAAGCTGGATGCCTGTGACCCCTGCGCAGGACCAGGCCCAGGTCGCTGCACAAAGCGGCGGCAGCTCCCTATTCAGCACAACACCGTGCggtttctcctccctcctgcctgccccgGCCGCTACCCGGTACCAGAATGGCAGTTGACTCAGGGCCTCGGGAGTCTGAAAGGGGAACTTTCCTTCTAAGCCTCCTGAtgctccgtgtgtgtgtgtgtgtgtgtgtgtgtgtgtgtgtgtgtgtgtgtgagagagagagagagagacagagagagagacagagagagagagacagagagagagagacagagagagagagacagagagagagagagtgtgtgtctCTGGGAGGGGAaacctccctcctttctccctcttcccaaacTAGCTTTCTGCCCTCAGTTTTAGAGCCCCAACCCCACCTGTTGAGGTTCCAGTTCCTGTAGACCTAAAGTAAATCAGACCTAAAGAAgtctgtgtatgtgtttataaACAGTTCATATCACTTGAACCCCTTAGGTGGCATctttacagaaaatagaaagaacagcAGTGGGAGTTAGTGGAACTCCGGTTGCAAGGAATGAGATCTCCTAGTTTCCATGTTTCTAGCTTCACTTCTCTCCTTTAGATGACAGGCCCTGGCTGCACTAAGGAGAGACCCAGGTGGCCCTACAGAGCCAGAGTAAGTCTTTTCCAGGGCCAGGCTTGCAGGAATTAACTCTGCAAGGTGATGAGAAGACAGGGACTAGAAGGGAGCCAATTTAGGTTAAAGttagtccaaaaaaaaaaaaaaaacccaagagccAGAAGGCACCTCTGAACTATTTTGGGAAAATGAGAATGTAAATCTTTGGACAGAATAATTCCCTGTCCCTGACCTTTTGCTTTCTCTGCATTGAGGAAACCAGCTAATTTCTTAGCAAGACAATCAGGAAACGTAATATTTGTAGTCACTTGCAGCATCATTTGTAAGTTTTCATGTATTTGCTTCCAACCTGTTTGATGGATTGTAGCTCTTCCTAAAACTATTCTGACTATTCAAATTCCTTCACATAATTCAGCTTTTAGTACTGAGAGagctgaggaagaagaacaaagcggGCGGGCTGCCACAGAATATAAATCTCAGATTAGGGATTTTCAACTTTCCCTACTAAATGAATTAAAAGGTTTGCCTGTCATTAGTTGTCAGTGTCACTCTAAATGGAGTGATTTGTCCTGTCAACTGTGAGGAGGTTAGCTATTTGGAGGATGGGAGTACTATCCGGGAGGCAGCATCATGACTGAAAGCATCTTCTTGGCAGAAGTTTCCTGTTACAGAGAAATCCCACAGAGCCACAAACTCCCTCAACCAGGAGACCCACATTCCCAAGTTTTAGTAACACTTTCCTCTGAATTCTCAgatactttttttcccttcccatgcCTTTCTCTAGatatggaggagagagagactggggaAGATGGTGAGAGCAAACACCACGAATTTAAAACcttgattttgtttcatttatttaaataaatataaatataaattttatataaaactatTCACATACAAAGGGACTTCCAGGGgcttggattttaaattttaaactctcCCCAGGCAAATTTTCAGAAAGCAAGACCTACAGGgtttagttttctaaattattcGCAATTcaatactttcatttttaaaagaacaacaaaataatcaaGAAACCCCGTGTTCTGATCACGTTTTGAAGGACAGTAGGGAAGGGGAAATGACATGCGCTTTCAAAAACCACTATACAGTGTTAAACTTAAACCAACCctgtttcttctctgtttatGACCAGACTGAGTTGAATCTGgattatgtacatttttaaaaaacgatCTATAACTGTGAGTGGAGCCCTCAACAAATAGGTCAAGGAGAAGGCGTGAAGGGTCAGGCGCGGCATGTACAACCCAGGAACTCTCGGGTCCGTTCCTTTCCAGATGGGACCATGGAATAGCAGAGGATTTGGGCCCTTGGTGCCTGCCTTGGCATTGAGGGGGCTGCCGGAAGCGGGTGGTGAAAGAGGGGCAGCCCTCCCTCATAAGGGGGAAATCTCCTTGTCATCGTTGGCTGAGGCCGGCGACAAGGAGTCCTCATCCTCCGAGCGCGCATAGTGCGCCTGGCTGCCGACACACTTGCAGCCCGCGTGACTGTTCCTCTGCgtgcccttcccttccttcttatGCTTCACCCGGCGGTTCTGAAACCAGATTTTCACCTGCTTCTCCGACAGGTTCAGGTACGTGGCGATTTCGATCCTCCGGAGTCGAGACAGGTACATGTTGGAAGAGAATTCCCGCTCCAGCTCCAGGAGCTGCGTGCTGGTGAACGCTGTCCTCATCCTCTTGCCGTTGGGTACCTGGCTGGCGTCCGAGCCCCCTGCAGACCGGCCAAGAGAGAGCAAAGAGGTAATTCTCCGGCGAGGCGCTCCCACTCACGTGCCATCCCGTGGGAAGGACGCCTCTCAAGGACCCACCCGCGACACTCAACCAAACACCTGTATCCATCCCTCATCCCTTCCCATTTCATGGCACATCGTTACTTAGTCGGGAAGGACAAGAGACGCCCAAAGCAAGTGAAGGCCTTTGATGTGCGGGCCGTAAAGTCAGAGGATTAAacgaggggtgggggctggcatTGCCCGGCCGTCTCCCTTCAAGCCTTAAGGAGAGATAGGCGGGCTTAGCCAAAAACATCGAAACGCTAATTAGCCAGCCCCGAGGCCAGAATGCCACATCTGAGTTCAAACACAGCCACCCCGAACCTCAGTCAGTTAACCTCCCGTTTCTCAGCCCTCAAGCGCGAAGTCCCAAAGGCCCCGATATTACGCAAGACTTGGGCACCAGGTACCAGGAATGAAGTGCACCAGGCTGTTTGAGAGGTTGGCAAGCTAACTTCCACCTTCGTGGAACTTCTGGGGACGACTCCACAGTTACACCAaaagcccctcctctctccccaccccgccccccccggGCTCCCACTTCCTCCACCGAAGGCGGAAAGTTTGCTCCAGGGAGCTGGGAAGGCGCGGCGCGCAGGTGCCCAGAGACCCCGCCCTACCCATGGTGAGGCAGTGGAATCTCCGCGGGTCTGCCACGTTGTAGGTGGTGGTGGCGCAGACAGGTGCGTGGTGCTGCGGGTGCCCCAAGGCCGCCGcggccgctgccgctgccgccgcaGCCGCTGCGGCAGCGGCCGagccaggctgctggggctggtggtggtgatggtggtgctgcggcgggtggtggtgatggtgcgCGTGGCTCACGCGCGGGCAAAACTGCGCGTCCCCAGGACCCGAAGAGAACTGACTCTTGAGCAGGGGCAGGGCCCCGGCGCCCCCAGCCGCCCCGCCACCTCCGGCCCCTGCACTCCCGGCCCCTGCGCCCCCGCCGCCAGAGCCCGCCGGCCCACGAGAAGAGTGCAGGTGCGAAGTGACGCAGAGCGGGCAAACGCAGAACGCGCCGCTCTTGCGGGATGGGCACCCGGGCCCGGACACCGACATCACCAATGGGGACGGCATGCCCAGCGGGATGAAGAAATCTGGCCCAGGGTGCGGCTCAGGCAGCGAGGGCGCGGGCCTTGAGGAGTCCTTGATGATGAGCGAGTCGACATAGAAGGAGCGCGACATGTCGGGAGGGGTGGGTGGCTGGAGGGCCCGGCCAGCCGAGtcgccccctcccctctcctggtcTGAGCTCTGCCCCGGGCGCGGCGCGGACGCAGGCGGTCAAGCCCTTGGGGACGCGGAGGTGTTGGCGTCTGGGCTGCGAACAAAGGGGTCCCTGGAGAGGGCTGGTCCTCACGTCCCCCGCCTGGCGCCCCGGCTCTGGGATTTTATAGCCCCCACCCCGGCACGTGATGCTGCGGAGTACCGCTCGGCTCAGGCTCCTCGGCAGCTCCCCACCCTCGGGATAGGCTGCCCGAGTCACAACAGAAGCGGCGAGGAGGGGCGGGCGCGCGGCGGGGAAGAACTcggaggagggggatgggggagACTTTGCAAAGTGTAGGTTTTGTTAATTTCGCGGGGAGGccagcctcctccccctctttctcCACGCTTTCTCGAGAAATTGCAGAGCTCCATCCTTCATCCCATCGCTCTCCCTAGCCTAGGCCCCAGTCTAGCTCATCCGCGCCCCGCGGCCGCAAAGCGCACCAGGTGGGGACTTGGAGGCTTTTTAATAGGGATGCCCCATGCGCCCTGCTCCTCGGTGCCCGCGGTGGCTGAGGCACAGTAAAGTGTGAGGCCTGAGGTTTGGAGCAGAATTGTGCGGGCGGCGGACTGGCAGAGGCCCAGTCCCGAAGTGCAGCTTGGGCCGCGGAAGCGCACACATACGCGCGCTGTTCCCCAGGGTTTGCACTTGGCCGAGGTCATTCAGGTGGTTAGTTTGTGACGGATCCCGGGCGTAACAGTGAGGCCTCCCAGCTAAGAAGCTGCCCAGCTTTTCATTCTGATGCTTGAGAAGCTCTAAAATGCCTTTACACTTGGAGCCTTCCTGGGGCCACTCAGAACAACGACCCTTCCTTGTGCCTCTAATGGGCAGCTCCTCCTTTTTTCAGAGAGAGACGTTGAAGagtccctcttttctttctccaagggTTTCAGCGCTGCATTTCCAGGCCAATCCTACAAACTCCATCCCAAGGATTTTGGAGAGAAGACCCAAGCCCCAGCCCTCCTGGAGActgggcaggggttgggggaggcctTGGCTCTGGGTCCTGCGATCTCCTGCCCCTCTGCATTTTACAGTTCTAGGGCAGCTGGCAGGCTATCCAGGAAGcactctccactccccacccctttAAAAGCCCAAAAAGTTTGAAGGGAACTGAGGCACTCAAGGAATCCTGCCTCTGGATGGGAGAAGTGGCTTGCTTAGTAAAGGAAGTCTCTCTGGCTGGCAGAGGGTCCAGTGGAAGACTTGTATACCAGTGGGTGTGTGGGAAAGGGTGGCTGCCCAGAGGGGCT encodes the following:
- the LOC124232935 gene encoding GS homeobox 2 — translated: MSRSFYVDSLIIKDSSRPAPSLPEPHPGPDFFIPLGMPSPLVMSVSGPGCPSRKSGAFCVCPLCVTSHLHSSRGPAGSGGGGAGAGSAGAGGGGAAGGAGALPLLKSQFSSGPGDAQFCPRVSHAHHHHHPPQHHHHHHQPQQPGSAAAAAAAAAAAAAAAALGHPQHHAPVCATTTYNVADPRRFHCLTMGGSDASQVPNGKRMRTAFTSTQLLELEREFSSNMYLSRLRRIEIATYLNLSEKQVKIWFQNRRVKHKKEGKGTQRNSHAGCKCVGSQAHYARSEDEDSLSPASANDDKEISPL